From the Betaproteobacteria bacterium genome, the window CATTCCATGGGGATTTCTTGAAAGCGGCCAGATCCGTGACCGATTGAACGATGCGAGTGCCGGAGCGGTACAGGCCAACGTGATTGGCGGCATCCGGGGGATTCAAATAAAGCTCGGCGTACGCTTCGCCCAAAGGGGAGGTCACGCTGGGCAAATGATGCAGTAGCTCGCCGGTGAACTGGCGCGGTTCCACGCTGAATTCCTTGCGCGCTTGCCGGTCGAGCACCTTGACTTGCACGCCCGAGGCGCGAATGCGCTCGCGCAATTCGGAGGCGAGATACCACTGGATTTTTTCGCCCGAGATCTGGCGCACACCCGGTAGCAGGGGGGCGATCTTCAATCGCGTGCCGGCTTCTGGCACGAGCGTACCCCGGCGCGAAACGTGATAACTGGGGTCTCCCTTGCGCATCTGCATTTCGTAGAGCTTGCCGTCCTCGCCGGCACAGGCCATGGCAAGTTCTTCGCCCACGGTCCAGAAGGAGAGCAGACCGATGCCGAACTCGCCTTGCCCGCCCTTCAGGCCGCCGGCCTTCAACTGGCGCTTGATGGAATCGCAGATATGCGTGGCCACGTAGCGAAAGTCGGGCGTGCCGTCCTTGTCCTTGGGCACGCCCTTGCCATCGTCGGCCACCATCAGAAAGTGCTCGCCGCGCTCCTTGCCTCGCGTAATGGTCACATTGGACGCGCCCGCATCTATGCTGTTCTCCACGAACTCCGCGATGGCTTTCAGCGGATTGTCCTGCGACAAGGCGATAATGGTGATGGCGTTCCAATCGTCGCCGATGCGTAGCTTGCCGCTCGCAGTGCCTTCGCGCCGCGCGGATGTGCGGGTCTTCGTGATCAATTTAGCAACATCGAGAAATTCCCCTCCATTCTTGCTCCGTACGGAACTTGAAGTACTCCTTACGGGAAAGCGGTGGGCTTATTATACAGGCCAGCTACGCGGCCAGCATTCGCACTTCCCTCTGCGGGAAGGGCATCACGATCTTGCGGGCGCGGAAGGTTTCCAGCACGGCCTTGTTGATCTGGGCCGTGCTGGCGCCGTAGCCGGGAACCTTGACCCAGGGTTTGATGGCTATGCTCACGGATGAGTCCGCCAGTACGGCCACACCCAATTCCGCGGCCGGCTCCGAGAGCACCAATGGGTTGGCGGCGAGAATTTCCCGGATGGTGGCCAATGCGTGATCGATATCGCTGTCGTAGGCGACGCCCACGGTGATATCGATCTGCCGGATCTTTCCGTAATTGTGCAAGATCTCGCCCACGATCTTGCGGTTGGGAATGACCACGCGCGAGCGGTCCGAGTGATTGAGCACGGTGCTAAATAGCGAGATGCTCTCGACCCCGCCTTCTTCGCCCGCGATGCCGATGTATTCGCCCACGGGGTAAGGGCGGGTAAAGATGATGGTCAGGCCGGCCACGATATTGGCCAACACGCCTTGCATGGCCAGCGCGATCCCGGCACCCGCCACGCCCAAGCCCGCGATCAGCGGGAGCAACTCCACGCCGAGGTTCTGCAACGCCATGATGGCGAAGAGCCCGATGATCAATCCCCGCACGATGCGCGCGATGAGATCGCGCACTGGGGGTTCCAAATCGAACTTGCGTAGGGCTTTCAACAGGCCCTTCGCCGCCCATTTACTCACCATGGAT encodes:
- a CDS encoding mechanosensitive ion channel family protein; amino-acid sequence: MNEQLETINQLKSIALDAAVKFGPKVLVAILIIVAGSMVSKWAAKGLLKALRKFDLEPPVRDLIARIVRGLIIGLFAIMALQNLGVELLPLIAGLGVAGAGIALAMQGVLANIVAGLTIIFTRPYPVGEYIGIAGEEGGVESISLFSTVLNHSDRSRVVIPNRKIVGEILHNYGKIRQIDITVGVAYDSDIDHALATIREILAANPLVLSEPAAELGVAVLADSSVSIAIKPWVKVPGYGASTAQINKAVLETFRARKIVMPFPQREVRMLAA